The segment TATACTACATGaagtcttccccccccccccttttccctttTTTCCACGTCTCTTAAGCATACCATTacacgctctaaaaaaaaaaaaaaaaaaaaagcaggtgaGAGAGCAGGAGACTAGCAATTATCTGACTGGTACCATAAAGGCTAAGGTGAGACAGGCACGCACTGCGCTAGTGGAGCTGTGctacggggaaaaaaaaagtgccccgTAGGTAGACTAGAGAGAATACTCCTCCTCTTCTCACCCCCAACAGAGGCGATTTTTTCCCCTAGCGCGACCAGCTAGGCTAGGCCCAAAGTAGTGGCCGTGGTGTGACGTCAGTTACAAGCCGAGAATGAAAGCGTGGAGCGTGGGAAAAGTGATAATATGGCTTGTGTCGTTGCGCTaatgtacagaataataaaattaaggatgaaatgtcttaataataacatgtttaataTATAGAAGACATCTATTTCCTTTGAAGTGTCCGATAAATCTCCAAACCGGCCAACAACTTTTACAGAGACAAAAATCATGACGAAAACTTTTACGCATCAGAAAACCCAACCTACCCCTCTTCACATCAGATCTAATTTTAACTATGCGTAGTGATACATTAcaaaatagctatttttatagacaaaaggaTGACGAATTCATTGACACCATCAGTTTATTCATAGGTTAGACCATTACGGAGTTATgaattttgaaacttaaaaatggtCGGAGAATGGCTTAGCGTGTCCGACAACCATCCTTTACTCTATTTGCATTAAAACAATCaccaatcaataaattaaatttttttattgtaaacaaagttaatgaacaaTCTGAAGCAACATTAGCCATTTCTTATAGAAATACTTTTCGTGATCTTGCACTAGCAAAGTTGTCAATGACATCATCAAAATTAATTGTTTCGACCAGCTCCTTTTCTATGCTTAGCAATGCCAAGTCTGACAGACGCTCCTGACCCATTGAACTctcaaataagttaaaatgatttttagtttactaaaataacGCTCACAGCTAGCAACTGACACAGAGATTGTCAGCATAATTTGCAAAGCAATTCGCAAGTTTGGAAATATGTCAttgccatatgaaataataaatgaaagtaattCTAATGGGCTGCTTGGGGTAGCATCTGCAGTCACTGATTTCTACGAACAGTTCAGTTCCATCGATATCAGTTTTATAAAAGTCAGCCAGCGTAGCACAGTGCTGTTGAATATCATTAGAGGTATCATTAGCAAACAATTTGCTGATGTTGAATAGAAATCCAAACTTTTCATCTAACGTCTTCAGACGACCAAATCGTGTTGTCATCTCCTGGATTAGTCTATCAATAACTGATTTCATAATGCGAGTTATTTCTTCAACCGCAGCGAGTCCTGCATCACCAGCATTTTCTCCAGGCATCTGTTTTCGACGTTTAATTCTTCCTTCTATCCTAATTCCCAATTTTTCACACAGAACTTTAGCTGCATTGACTGCAGTGATGCAAACATCTTCTCGAATGCTACTTAGCCGTTGCTGCAGTCCTTCTAAATCCAGTGCTGCGTCATGGAAATTCATTGATGGATCTTGCAGTTGTTTTTGAATCCGGTCAATTTTTGACAAAACTGCATGCCAGAAATCAAGTAGAGTGATGAAATTGAAATTCATCACATTTCATACAGGTTTTCTAACAGCTGTAAAAATCCATCAAACTGTTCGTGGATTGCATTCACCGCATCTTGTCTTGCACTCCAGCGTGTTGAACATTCTCTCTTCAATGTAATTCCAAgcaattcttttattttctcccATCGAACATTTGAAGCACtgaaaaaaacttaaattttcTCAACTGTACCAAAAAATGTAACAACAACTGGATCCTGTTTTGCAGCATGTAATCCAGCTAAATTCAAGCTATGGTTGTTACAATTAACAAACGATGCTTGAGGATTTCGAATGGCAATTCTTTGTTGGAGTCCGGACAGTTCTCCTGCCATCACAGCTGCGTTATCATAACACTGAGATCGACAGTCAGCTATAGGAAGGTTGTCTGCTTGCAACtgttcaacaataacattttctAGTGTTGCTGCATCTTTTGCATGAAGCTgaataaaaccaagaaaagattCTTTGATGGTCACTTTTTTGGTTTTGAAATTAACATCAACAAACCTAATAACTTCTGATAACTGTTCCCGGTGTGCTAGATCAGGTGTTGAATCTAGCATTAGTccataatatttgtttcatcGAATATCACAGAGTATCTGCTTTCTGACAGTAGATGCAAGAAGACtgataaattcattttgaattCTTGGTGACATGAAACTGAACCCGGAACATTTTTAGAATGCTGTAGATGACTTGATAATAATGGATCAAACTGAGCAATTAGCTTCATTGTGGCCAGGAAATTTCCTATATTGTAACATTCGGTATCATCTTCAGCAAGACTTTCACAGTGACCACGTAAAGCCAAATTTTGGCTAGCTAGAAATTTTATGCAAGCCAGAATTCGTTTCAGCACTTCACGCCATTTCTGCTTTTCATTTTGAATTTGTTTCTCAACTTCCATATCAATCAACATACCTTGTGAAATCCGATGTTCCAATTCCTTCCATTTAGTAAAAGATATTCGATGACTTGGACTGTTTTCGTGATCCCTCAGTCTCTCTGTGTGTCGCCAATTACAAAATCCAGAAGATAACTCAAATGACGATCTTGAGTTACTGCTTGTTGAAGTGAATAATACACAACAGAAACAGTACACTGACTTTTTAGAAGGGGAATAAAGCAAAAAAGATCTTCCTCTCCATTGGGAAGACTACGTTTAAACCATGTTAAAGTCATTGAACGGCCTGCACTTACTGCAAAATAATAATCCTTGTTCTGAAATACTTCTGGCCCACGAGAAATCAACTCCATACGAAGATTGTCTGCTACGTTTGATAAGCCCTTAATGGAATCAAAATCAATGTAACCAAAATCATGTGAATCAAGGAGCATACGCTGTTTACTATCACTAGTGGCTTCAGCAGTTTGAGTAGATGAATTTGACGGCTGCAATTATATCGCAGAGGTCATCAGAGAGTCATCCAGTTGATAGCAACTTGGTGGATCATTTACTGCCTCTTGTCCAACATTATCAATATCAGATTCTTCTTTGTCGTCAACTTCTGCATGAATAAGCCAGATAAATTAGCATCCGCTTCTTGTTCTCGTTTTCTTTTGCGTTGTTGAGCTCCGCTTAATTTCTTGCTTGACATGGTTAAATTTGTCAAATATTTATGagagtagatctagacagaTCTATAATTAAGAGAGCCAAGTCTAGTAGATCTGATGATCTAGATAAGATTATTGGATAGGCACTtcattaaacataaaaatttAGATGGTAGTGTCACAACGTGagttgtggtgccggggatttcacttgaattaaaatagttgaattaaTGACGATCTAgtattcacaataaaagattctttgttaaaacacaactctggaactttatttaaatataaaacgtaagtacagcttatgtacaagttacagatcaacaagcacaaaaaatattacaaaggctttaaatcagagctcttagaaaacgcgactgtctactaggaaattctttcatcgactcctttctttctactctcgtcaattctctggcgctaaaatgtctttatttattttcaaatcaaccaatagatttgcaacatcgtaattacgtctcgggtaaaacctgaagtgctgtcaaggatctagatttgtggggtaattcctgaggctcagtcaagggtttatatttctatttacacataagcttttaaatgtgaaatatacaaataaatctataatggcatctgtgacatattacccccccccctccatttagcatttgtatggtaatagaaatgctcatatgtattaaaaatatttaaatatacacaagatacatgaaattatagaaaaatggttgaggtaacatatataaagtcaacttgaagatgacatttaaaaaaaaatgtaaatgcagtgtcAGGTATATGAgaacaaaattattgatgacttagaacacctgtttcactattcaagtggttatgaaaatgagacaatatcaaaagttgtacaaagcataatacttgaatagattaaaatcttgaattgaatgagttacttctcttcatggtgcttcatgataaaattaaaatatgacaatacaaaactgatatactacacctgtggaagaaaaatatatacacaattatgtaaagaattaaatacatctggaaagtgtgtcagcgaaaacattctcacgtccaggaattgtcttgacctcaaattggtagtctgtgagttgtagactccaacgagttaaacgactgttcgctaacttctttgagttcagaaatgctagtggtgcatgatcagttaggagtgtgaaatgagcacctagtagatatctggagaacttggctatggcccatacaatggctagacattcacgttcgatggttgagtatctggtttcagctggtgacaacttcctgctgatgaaaaatactgggtgcaaagtctcttggcatttctgtgaagtgtcttggtatttctgcattaggcatgcacctatagctgaagatgaagcatctgtggcgaggtaaaattgcttctctggattcggaagtttgagaatagtgtctcttgagaattcagctttaatgttctcaatagtggtatgtaactttgtaGACCATGGAATCTTCGTTGGCTGTCCTTTCTTAGTGAGTTCAATCAATGGAGCTATGAGTGCTGTGTAACCTGGTATGAAATGTCTGTAGAAATTACACAGACCCAAAATACTTCTCACTTGCTTTTTACTGGTGGGGACTTTGATGTCTAGTATGCGttgaataatgttctcttgtggtCTCAGCGAATTGTAGCTGACTCTATAACCCAGGAAGGATATTTCTGACATGGCTAGTTCTACCTTACTAGGCTTTATGGTAAAACCATGTTGTTTCAGTATGCTGAAAACTTCTTGTAGTCCTTTGATATGTTCGTTCCATGTCTTATGGAATatgcaaatgtcatctatatatgacactgtgtcagagcgattgcctagtatgctgtgaatggctctattaaaggtgctgctggcgttgactagaccaaatggcatgaagttgaaatggaatagcccataagctgtggtgaatgccgtaaactgtttgcattcttgtctgactggtatttggtaataacctctggacaggtctattttggtgaagaactttgcctctgaaaatttggtcataagatcttcaggatttggcataggATATGAGTCGAGTTGGGTTATTTTATTCAGCTGTCTGAAGTCGACACACATTCTTGGAGTTGTCGTTTGCttccgtttgacaagaactattgGTGCGGCATATGGAGAGTTGGAAtgttcaatgattccttgctctaatagttggttaatttcttgtttaagaaagtctctgtagtgtactggtaatgggtaaggtcttgcttttgtaggcttggaatcagtaagtattatattgtgttccgtaattgacgttttgcctggaacatctgtaaatatgtctgaattttctttgagaatggtagtcagttctttctgcttttgcggtgtcattgaattgagtttgatgtcttgccaaaattcagtttcttgcctttgtttttcagcttcttgcctttgtttttcagattcttgcttttgtttttcagattcttgctcttgatattctttctcttcttggcGTTCTGCCCACAGGTCTGGCTTAGGAATTTGCTTCTCTTTTGCTAATTCCATCAATTCAAGGagtcgttgtgttctagaaccggaagccatatttaatttttttgttagtttcttgtattggagcaaagtgtacaatatctggattttggctttatctcagatataataataatatagtgacaaagttcttgaagcctcaatttgctaataatgCTTGAcagtaaaattgtatttcactGGAGTCGTAAGCttcgatatatagatctattgagccgagtacttttttttactggtttaacagttggttaaatctggtcttctgtttactttgtgccagacaaatgattatttactggtcttctttataatgactataatgccagttatttgctttactggtcttttatattgccagttattatgtatattggtcttattccttttgccaattacatataataatagatttcgtgagttagacgtaactctaacgaaaatctttataaaagaattatcgataaccaactgacctgttaaacacagaaattctgtccttcgttaaataagaatgaagttcctttgaagagtttagaaattggtcctagatcttgaatacaTTTCGTTAGAAGTTGTCCATAAACTTGTATTAGTCGGAGTGCCAGATGTCACAACGTGAGTggtggtgccggggatttcaattgaattaaaatagttgaataaatgacgatctagtattcacaataaaagattctttgttaaaacacaactctggaactttatttaaatataaaacgtaagtacagcttatgtacaagttacagatcaacaagcacaaaaaatattacaaaggctttaaatcagagctcttagaaaacgcgactgtctactaggaaattctttcatcgactcctttctttctactctcgtcaattctctggcgctaaaatgtctttatttattttcaaatcaaccaatagatttgcaacatcgtaattacgtctcgggtaaaacctgaagcgctgtcaaggatctagatttgtggggtaattcctgaggctcagtcaagggtttatatttctatttacacataagcttttaaatgtgaaatatacaaataaatctataatggcatctgtgacatattacccccccccctccatttagcatttgtatggtaatagaaatgctcatatgtattaaaaatatttaaatatacacaagatacatgaaattatagaaaaatggttgaggtaacatatataaagtcaacttgaagatgacattaaaaaaaaaatgtaaatgcagtgtcAGGTATATGAGAACAAAATTATTCATGACTTAgaacacctgtttcactattcaagtggttatgaaaatgagacaatatcaaaagttgtacaaagcataatacttgaatagattaaatcttgaattgaatgagttacttctcttcatggtgcttcatgataaaattaaaatatgacaatacaaaactgatatactacacctgtggaagaaaaatatatacacaattatgtaaagaattaaatacatctggaaagtgtgtcagcgaaaacattctcacgtccaggaattgtcttgacctcaaattggtagtctgtgagttgtagactccaacgagttaaacgactgttcgctaacttctttgagttcagaaatgctagtggtgcatgatcagttaggagtgtgaaatgagcacctagtagatatctggagaacttggctatggcccatacaatggctagacattcacgttcgatggttgagtatctggtttcagctggtgacaacttcctgctgatgaaaaatactgggtgcaaagtctcttggcatttctgtgaagtgtcttggtatttctgcattaggcatgcacctatagctgaagatgaagcatctgtggcgaggtaaaattgcttctctggattcggaagtttgagaatagtgtctcttgagaattcagctttaatgttctcaatagtggtatgtaactttgtaGACCATGGAATCTTCGTTGGCTGTCCTTTCTTAGTGAGTTCAATCAATGGAGCTATGAGTGCTGTGTAACCTGGTATGAAATGTCTGTAGAAATTACACAGACCCAAAATACTTCTCACTTGCTTTTTACTGGTGGGGACTTTGATGTCTAGTATGCGttgaataatgttctcttgtggtCTCAGCGAATTGTAGCTGACTCTATAACCCAGGAAGGATATTTCTGACATGGCTAGTTCTACCTTACTAGGCTTTATGGTAAAACCATGTTGTTTCAGTATGCTGAAAACTTCTTGTAGTCCTTTGATATGTTCGTTCCATGTCTTATGGAATatgcaaatgtcatctatatatgacactgtgtcagagcgattgcctagtatgctgtgaatggctctattaaaggtgctgctggcgttgactagaccaaatggcatgaagttgaaatggaatagcccataagctgtggtgaatgccgtaaactgtttgcattcttgtctgactggtatttggtaataacctctggacaggtctattttggtgaagaactttgcctctgaaaatttggtcataagatcttcaggatttggcataggATATGAGTCGAGTTGGGTTATTTTATTCAGCTGTCTGAAGTCGACACACATTCTTGGAGTTGTCGTTTGCttccgtttgacaagaactattgGTGCGGCATATGGAGAGTTGGAAtgttcaatgattccttgctctaatagttggttaatttcttgtttaagaaagtctctgtagtgtactggtaatgggtaaggtcttgcttttgtaggcttggaatcagtaagtattatattgtgttccgtaattgacgttttgcctggaacatctgtaaatatgtctgaattttctttgagaatggtagtcagttctttctgcttttgcggtgtcattgaattgagtttgatgtcttgccaaaattcagtttcttgcctttgtttttcagcttcttgcctttgtttttcagattcttgcttttgtttttcagattcttgctcttgatattctttctcttcttggcGTTCTGCCCACAGGTCTGGCTTAGGAATTTGCTTCTCTTTTGCTAATTCCATCAATTCAAGGagtcgttgtgttctagaaccggaagccatatttaatttttttgttagtttcttgtattggagcaaagtgtacaatatctggattttggctttatctcagatataataataatatagtgacaaagttcttgaagcctcaatttgctaataatgCTTGAcagtaaaattgtatttcactGGAGTCGTAAGCttcgatatatagatctattgagccgagtacttttttttactggtttaacagttggttaaatctggtcttctgtttactttgtgccagacaaatgattatttactggtcttctttataatgactataatgccagttatttgctttactggtcttttatattgccagttattatgtatattggtcttattccttttgccaattacatataataatagatttcgtgagttagacgtaactctaacgaaaatctttataaaagaattatcgataaccaactgacctgttaaacacagaaattctgtccttcgttaaataagaatgaagttcctttgaagagtttagaaattgg is part of the Biomphalaria glabrata chromosome 10, xgBioGlab47.1, whole genome shotgun sequence genome and harbors:
- the LOC129928768 gene encoding uncharacterized protein LOC129928768; this translates as MLDSTPDLAHREQLSEVIRFVDVNFKTKKVTIKESFLGFIQLHAKDAATLENVIVEQLQADNLPIADCRSQCYDNAAVMAGELSGLQQRIAIRNPQASFVNCNNHSLNLAGLHAAKQDPVVVTFFVLSKIDRIQKQLQDPSMNFHDAALDLEGLQQRLSSIREDVCITAVNAAKVLCEKLGIRIEGRIKRRKQMPGENAGDAGLAAVEEITRIMKSVIDRLIQEMTTRFGRLKTLDEKFGFLFNISKLFANDTSNDIQQHCATLADFYKTDIDGTELFISKLNTLDPSATMKMSNGSKKGKRVVRYDYDVKILKTAIDELKAKKMTLRQASKTF